A stretch of Argiope bruennichi chromosome 10, qqArgBrue1.1, whole genome shotgun sequence DNA encodes these proteins:
- the LOC129987455 gene encoding zinc finger and BTB domain-containing protein 41-like, with protein sequence MNEVILEQETDSGLIKDSTEINSSLKSEKAEMKLIVCPKCDAHFEKRAELALHFKQFHLKKRGRPAVPVECNLCQKKFSCKKDYAIHFRDHSTKPYACPSCKKMCFLNVPHSCKKVKYEKSKRSVWEACKKVLTDKSFQQAPSEDSKYFVPKLPISKKVVFMNTFQNQMIFKNLKISSDNALIANFVPHLKGNKITNNSIVNNISCDQNSVEQLFSECKNMHDLQLDNLMNFQTAATNVTEMNNSEFFCNICDISFKEMEKYEAHYSTHLCDEFCQIREGDEELHVCNVCGKCFTELNAFQAHEFTHVNKNDLL encoded by the coding sequence ATGAATGAAGTTATTTTAGAGCAAGAAACTGATTCTGGATTAATTAAAGATAGtactgaaataaattcttcactgAAAAGTGAGAAAGCAGAAATGAAGTTAATTGTATGTCCCAAATGTGATGCCCATTTTGAAAAGAGAGCTGAATTGGCACTGCACTTTAAAcaatttcatctgaaaaaaagAGGACGTCCAGCTGTACCAGTGGAGTGCAACTTATGTCAAAAGAAATTCTCCTGTAAAAAGGATTATGCTATTCATTTCCGAGATCATTCTACAAAACCATATGCATGTCCGTCTtgtaaaaaaatgtgctttttaaatGTTCCACATTCATGTAAAaaggtaaaatatgaaaaatctaaaCGTAGTGTATGGGAGGCTTGTAAGAAAGTATTAACTGATAAGTCTTTTCAACAAGCACCTTCTGAAGACTCAAAATATTTTGTACCAAAACTTCCTATTTCGAAAAAAGTTGTGTTCATGaatacttttcaaaatcaaatgatttttaaaaatttgaaaatttcttcagACAATGCATTGATTGCAAATTTTGTACCTCACctaaagggaaataaaataacaaataatagcATTGTGAATAATATCAGTTGTGATCAAAATTCTGTCGAGCAATTATTTAGCGAATGTAAAAATATGCATGACCTACAATTGGATAATCTGATGAATTTTCAAACTGCAGCAACAAATGTGACTGAAATGAACAactcagaatttttttgtaatatatgtgATATATCTTTTAAAGAGATGGAAAAATATGAAGCTCATTATTCTACTCATTTATGCGATGAATTTTGTCAAATAAGAGAAGGTGATGAAGAGTTACATGTATGCAATGTCTGTGGTAAATGTTTCACAGAATTAAATGCATTCCAAGCACATGAGTTTActcatgttaataaaaatgatcTGCTATAA